From the genome of Deltaproteobacteria bacterium, one region includes:
- a CDS encoding HPr family phosphocarrier protein, with protein MSVKPGEFEASKELTINNRLGLHARAAARLVETAEQFNAEIYLEKDGQTVDAKSVISLLTLECPPGSEVLIRARGQDSQSALEAITELIENDFGE; from the coding sequence ATGTCTGTAAAGCCAGGTGAATTTGAGGCGAGCAAAGAATTGACCATCAACAACAGGCTGGGTCTCCATGCCCGGGCAGCGGCCCGGCTGGTTGAGACGGCCGAACAGTTTAACGCGGAGATTTATCTAGAGAAGGACGGTCAAACTGTTGATGCCAAGAGTGTCATTTCCCTTCTGACCCTGGAGTGCCCTCCGGGTTCCGAGGTCCTGATCAGGGCACGCGGGCAAGACAGCCAATCGGCTCTAGAAGCAATCACTGAACTTATTGAAAACGATTTCGGCGAATAA